From a single Rutidosis leptorrhynchoides isolate AG116_Rl617_1_P2 chromosome 5, CSIRO_AGI_Rlap_v1, whole genome shotgun sequence genomic region:
- the LOC139848192 gene encoding protein NUCLEAR FUSION DEFECTIVE 6, mitochondrial-like isoform X1, with translation MSGGAAAVRFFTRSTSVRSVAGKFSAGAKSSPFRFPSIKPNSNRIFRCPVELSACLDTVQPFHTVTSSALMTSMLIFSRASFGWLPEGS, from the exons ATGTCCGGTGGTGCTGCCGCCGTTAGGTTTTTTACACGATCAACTTCCGTCCGTAGCGTCGCCGGAAAATTCTCTGCCGGTGCCAAATCCTCACCGTTCCGTTTTCCATCAATCAAACCTAATTCTAATCGCATTTTCAG GTGTCCAGTTGAATTGAGTGCTTGTTTGGATACGGTGCAACCGTTTCATACAGTGACGTCATCGGCTTTAATGACTTCTATGCTCATTTTCTCTCGTGCTAGCTTTGGTTGGCTCCCTGAAG gttcatga
- the LOC139848192 gene encoding protein NUCLEAR FUSION DEFECTIVE 6, mitochondrial-like isoform X2 has translation MSGGAAAVRFFTRSTSVRSVAGKFSAGAKSSPFRFPSIKPNSNRIFRCPVELSACLDTVQPFHTVTSSALMTSMLIFSRASFGWLPEGS, from the exons ATGTCCGGTGGTGCTGCCGCCGTTAGGTTTTTTACACGATCAACTTCCGTCCGTAGCGTCGCCGGAAAATTCTCTGCCGGTGCCAAATCCTCACCGTTCCGTTTTCCATCAATCAAACCTAATTCTAATCGCATTTTCAG GTGTCCAGTTGAATTGAGTGCTTGTTTGGATACGGTGCAACCGTTTCATACAGTGACGTCATCGGCTTTAATGACTTCTATGCTCATTTTCTCTCGTGCTAGCTTTGGTTGGCTCCCTGAAG GTAGCTGA